The Halorussus gelatinilyticus genome contains the following window.
GAATCGCGTTGCCCTGCAAGAGCAGTTGCATCTCGGCGCGAAGCCGCTGTGCCCACCGCGCGTTACTCGTGCCCGACTGGTCGCTCTGGTGGACGACGCGGTAGTGGTTCAGCGCCTTCACGGGTTCGCTCGGGAACTTGGCGATGCCGCCGATTTGGGAGGTCGAGTCGTTGGCGACGAACGCCTCGGCCTGCTTCATCGTCCGGAAGCGCCGGACGAGCGTGGCGTTCGGTCCGCTCTCGGTGGTCTTGAACGTCGCAACCTGCCCGTTCGGCGTCTGATACTGCCGAGCGCGCCAGTCAACGACGATGGGCTGGGGTTCGACGCGACTCCCGTGGTAGCGGTAGAGCCGCACCATCTGGCTCTCGTAGTATTTCTGAGACCGCAGGTTGAACGCGGTCTGGAACCCGCCCCGCTGGCTCTGGCGGTAGACCGGCTGGTAGTAGTCGGACCGAGTGACGTTCGGCTTGAACGCGGGCGGCGCGAAGAACTTCCCGCCGGCGTTCGAGTACACCGAGGCCATCTTCCAATCGACCATCACGTAGCGGGTCTCCTCGTTGGGCGCGCCGAGCGTCTTGATGACCTCGTTGGCGCGCGACTCGTTGGGCGCGAGGAGGTACTTCGCGGCGGTCGTGGCACCCTCTTGGAACGGGTTGGCGTTCGGGATGCGCTCGCCTTCGACCGTAATCCAGTGGCCGTAGTCCCACCACGACATCACGCCGTAGGAGCCTTCGGGGTAGCTGTAGTCGCTTTTGTTCTGCTCGAAGGTACCGTAGTAGTCCAGTTCGTCGGCGTTGTTCGCGTTACCGTAGTCGCCCACGGCTGGCGTGCTGTTCTCCAGCCAGTCGAGCGACCCCTTCCACTTGGTGATGTCGCCCGGACTGGCACCCGTCCCGCTCTCCATCGCGGTCTGGGTGTCGGGGTACCGGGCCGTGCCGAGGCTGGCGGGCGCGACCAGCACCGGGACGACGAGTAGGACGACGAACAGCATTGCCAAGACCTGCGTGCCGTTGATGTCGCCGACGTTCTCGAAGCTCGGGAGACTCGCCCACGAGAACACGCGACCGATGAGGTAAGCGTTTAGCACCGCGACCGACACCGCGAGGTAGTAATTGAACCGGACCTGCGTGAACGCCGCCGCGGTGATGAACGCGGCCCACACCAACACGAGGAGCTGTTCGGCTCGCTGGTCGTCCGACCGGTAGGCGCGCCAGAGCATCCAGACCGCGGCGACGACGGCCGTGAACAGCATCAGGCCGTACTCGCGGATGATGAGGTCGTACCACTCGATGCCGAACTGCGGCTGGGTCCGCGAGAGGAACGGTTGGGCCTCGCCGATAGTTCGGGCCTTCGCGCCGGTGCTGAACCCGATGATTCGGATGAGGTTTTTACTGACGAGGCTGTACAGCGAGGGGAGTGCGACGTAGACGACACCGACCGTCGCGACGACGATGCCGCCGACCGTCGCGGGGTAGAGCGCCGTCGAGAGGTCGCGGGCCTCGAACTCGCGGGCGAGCCACGCCATGAAGATACAGCCGACCGAGACGGCGAACGCGAGCAGCGGTTGGAGCGGCGAGAACTTCGTCGGACTGAAGTCGAACGTTCCCAGCGGCACCAACAGGAGCAGTCCCGTCACGCCCATGCTGACCGCGCCGACGAACGCGAGGTGGTCGGGGCTGACGCCGCGGGCGTAGTCGGCGGTGAGCTTCAGGCCGAAGAAGACGCCGAAGATACCGACGAGCAAAACGCCCGGCGGCCACGTCCAGAGGTAGAACGCGGTGGCGATACCGGCGAGGACGCTGTACCCCAGCGGCTTCCGGAGCGCCTCGAAGTCACGGTCCGCGAGCAGTTCGTACACCGGTTTCTCGCGCTCGGCGACGGTCAGTGCGACCATCATCGCCAGCAGGGCGAACGTCTGAAACAGCGGCTCGGCGATGTTGTGGTCGGCGAAGCCGACGAGTCCCCGACGGAGGAACGTGCCGGGGAACAGCGCGAGGACGATGACCCCGAACAGACCGCCGGGGCGACCGCCGAGTCGCTTGCCGACGAAGTACGTCGGGATGGCGACGAGCGTCCCGAAGACGGCGGGCGCGACGAGGAGGGTCGTCGCGACCGTCTGGTGGGAGGGGTCGCCCAGTCCGACTATCAGCGCGGCGGTCGCCACGAGTTGGTCGTACAGCGTGCCGAACTGGCCGACGCTGGTGCCGAACGGGAAGTACGTCCACGGGTCGTACGGCATCGTGGAGGGCCAGTGGTTCACTGTGTACTGTACCTGCCGGAGGTGATACCACGCGTCGTTCCCGTCGAAGAGGACTTCGCCGTTCTGGATGAACTTGTCGTACGACTGGAGTCGCACCCACAGCATGAACGAGAGCGCTGCGGCGAGCACGGGGACGTGATACCAGTCCTCGAACGAGTCGAGGACCGACTCTACCGAATCGGAGGAGTCCTCGACCTGCTCAGTCTGCTGGCTCATTGAGTTGATGGAGTGCCAAAACGCGCATAAGCCTTATCATCTGTCCCTCGCCGCGACGGACGCGGCCGCATCGGGTCCTGTCGCGTCCGATTCCGCAAGTCTCCAAGAGGAATCGCGCCGTTTCCGAACCGAGTCAGGACGACCGCGAACCGCCTCGCTACGACTCTGTGTTCGACTCGCAAGCGACTCCCCTCACGATAGCATCATGTTTCGGAGGTCCCGCGCGACCGCGACCGCGTCGATGCGGATGCGTTCGCTGAGCGTGAACAGGACCGCGAAGTACGTCGTCGCACCGACGCCGAGCAGGACCCCGAGTCTGACCGCGCCGCTCGCGCCCCCGAATTGGAGTTTCAGCCCGTAGACGACGCCGGTCATGACCAGCGTGGCCGCGACTTGCCGTCCCACGTCGCCGAGCGCCGACGGCGGAACCGGCTCTTCCAGCATGAAGAACATCGCGCCAACGCTCGCGCCGAAGGCGACGACGGTCGCCCACGCGGTACCCCACGAGCCGTACCAGACCGTGAGCGGGACGACCAGCGCACTATAGACGACGATGAGCAACAGTCCGCTCACGGCGTAGAGCTTCGGCTTCCCGGTGCCGAGGAAGAACTTCTCCAGCCCCTCCCGGTAGCCGTTGAGCAGGTTCGCCGCCGCGAGGACCGGGACGAGCGCGTTCGCCAGTCCGACGACGCCGACGACCGGGAGGACCGTACTGCCGGCGCTCTGGCCGTAGAGGGTCAACAGCAGGGCATTGCCGACGACCGCGCCGCCGCCGAGTATCGGGACGGCGAACACGCCGGCGTAGGTGAACAGCACCCCGAGGAGTCGTCCGACTTCCTCGTCGTCGCCCGCCTCCGTGAGCGCGGAGAACTGCGGAAACGCGACCTGCGCCAGCGCCGAGGAGAACAGCATCGACGCCTCCGTGAGCGTGAAGACGTTCTTGTAGACGCCGGTGACGCCCGTGCCGACGAACTGCCCGAGTAGGAGGTAGTCGGCCTGTTTGAACAGTTGACTGGAGACGCTCTTGACGTAGGCGTACTTCGAGTAATCGACGAACTCGCGGAACAGTCCGCGGGAGGGGCGAGCGGGAACGACGCGCGCGAAGCCGACGTACGAGACGAGGAAGGTGAGGAACTGTCCGACGACCAGCCCCCAGATGAGGCCCTTCACGCCGTAGCCATCGAGGACCAGCACGGTCTGAATCGGCACGATGAGCGCGTACCGACCGTTCTCTATCGCGCCGACGAGGGCGACGCGCTGTTTGCCTTCGAGGAACGACCCCGAGAGTCGGAAGAGACCCCACGAGAGGACCCCGAGTGGCACGAAGAACGCCGCCTCGACGTTCAGGATGGAGTTGATGAACCCGCGGAGTGGGACGACGACGACCGCGACCGCTACGACGCCAGCGAGGAGGATGAGCACGCCGCTGGTGAAGTGGCGGGCCTCGTCGCTCCCCTCGCTGACGCGCTTGACGACGACCGAGTAGAGACCGAAACTGGAGACGTTGGCGGCTATCATCTGGAGACTCAGGAAGATAGCGTACACGCCGATGCCGTCGAACCCGAGTTCCCGTGTGAAGAAGAAGGTCCCGAGGAACGCCGCGAGCGTCCCGACGACGTTCGTCACGAACCGCTTGGAAACTTCCGCTCCGACCTTCATCTCACTCGCCCGGAAGGTGTCGGGCCGGCCCCATTAGGGTGTCGGCTCACTCCAGATACCCCAGTTCCCGGAGTCTGTCTTTGACTTCGCCTTCCTTCTCCTCGTCGCCCGACACGCCGCCGCCGGTCACGGCGTCCCTGCCCACGAAGTCGTAGGTCGCGGCCTCGCGCTCGGCGAGGTCGGTCCCCTCGGCGAACACGTCCAGAATCTCACCGGTCATCGACGCAGGCAGGTCGTAGCCCAGTGCGTGGAGGACGGTCGGGGCGATGTCGGTGATGTGTGCGCCCTCGACGCTGCCAGTTCGGAACGACGGGCCGCGCGCAAAGAAGATGCCTTCTCGGGCGTGGCCGCTGGTATCGACCTCGAAGGTCGGCGCGTCCACGTCGAACCGCGAGGAGGCGTGGACTTCGGGCGTCTCGATTATCATGGCGAGGTCCGGGGTGTGCGGGCCGCCGCGGGCGAGTCGCCGGAAGCGGACGTCCAACCCTTCGGACTCGGCCGCCGTGCGAAGCGCGGACTCGGCGCGGTCGCAGATGCGCTCGATTTCGGTCTCGTCGTCGGCGAGCGCGTAGACGGTCGTCGTCTTCTGGCCAACGTCGGCGACCGCTTCGGTGCGGTCCCAGTCGATGCGACCCATGCTCAGGGCGTTGTCGAGGCCGAGGTCGTCGCCGGTCGGCACGTCGGTCAGCGCGCTCTCGGGAATCACCTTCCGCGCGAGCGTGAGCAGGCCGACCTGGCCGAGAGCGTCGCTGGCGAGGTCGCGGGCCGTGCCCAGCGCGGCCTTCTTCGCGTCGCCCGAATCGGTGAGCGCGGCCAGTCCGGCCCGCTCCAACACGTAGTTGGGCGCGAACTGTCTGCGGACCTTCTCGAACCCGTGGTCGCTCATCACCACGAGGTCCTCGTTTTCGTGGGCGTCGAGGAACTCGCCGAGGCGCTCGTCCACGCGCTGGTAGACCTCGAACAGGGGGTTGTCCTCGCTGGCCGGCGGCGTACTTTCCGGTCCCCAGAAGTGGTGGGCCACGCGGTCGGTCGCC
Protein-coding sequences here:
- a CDS encoding oligosaccharyl transferase, archaeosortase A system-associated; translated protein: MSQQTEQVEDSSDSVESVLDSFEDWYHVPVLAAALSFMLWVRLQSYDKFIQNGEVLFDGNDAWYHLRQVQYTVNHWPSTMPYDPWTYFPFGTSVGQFGTLYDQLVATAALIVGLGDPSHQTVATTLLVAPAVFGTLVAIPTYFVGKRLGGRPGGLFGVIVLALFPGTFLRRGLVGFADHNIAEPLFQTFALLAMMVALTVAEREKPVYELLADRDFEALRKPLGYSVLAGIATAFYLWTWPPGVLLVGIFGVFFGLKLTADYARGVSPDHLAFVGAVSMGVTGLLLLVPLGTFDFSPTKFSPLQPLLAFAVSVGCIFMAWLAREFEARDLSTALYPATVGGIVVATVGVVYVALPSLYSLVSKNLIRIIGFSTGAKARTIGEAQPFLSRTQPQFGIEWYDLIIREYGLMLFTAVVAAVWMLWRAYRSDDQRAEQLLVLVWAAFITAAAFTQVRFNYYLAVSVAVLNAYLIGRVFSWASLPSFENVGDINGTQVLAMLFVVLLVVPVLVAPASLGTARYPDTQTAMESGTGASPGDITKWKGSLDWLENSTPAVGDYGNANNADELDYYGTFEQNKSDYSYPEGSYGVMSWWDYGHWITVEGERIPNANPFQEGATTAAKYLLAPNESRANEVIKTLGAPNEETRYVMVDWKMASVYSNAGGKFFAPPAFKPNVTRSDYYQPVYRQSQRGGFQTAFNLRSQKYYESQMVRLYRYHGSRVEPQPIVVDWRARQYQTPNGQVATFKTTESGPNATLVRRFRTMKQAEAFVANDSTSQIGGIAKFPSEPVKALNHYRVVHQSDQSGTSNARWAQRLRAEMQLLLQGNAIRNPNAMFQTSPSWVKTFERVPGATVTGTGPANTTVTASVRLSPVGKNSSFAYRQQAKTGPDGQFTMTLPYSTTGYSNWGPEQGYTNVSVRATGPYQFYTPRNFEGGNLTYHNATAQITEAQVIGESNQTTTVELTKESVSIQQNRNNSTAGGNETAPNGTSGDETPPANETAGNQTAANGTSGNSTAGNGTSNDSSNASQLTPDEALPEREETTPVRAGLVGAWAGALVVAGRD
- a CDS encoding oligosaccharide flippase family protein translates to MKVGAEVSKRFVTNVVGTLAAFLGTFFFTRELGFDGIGVYAIFLSLQMIAANVSSFGLYSVVVKRVSEGSDEARHFTSGVLILLAGVVAVAVVVVPLRGFINSILNVEAAFFVPLGVLSWGLFRLSGSFLEGKQRVALVGAIENGRYALIVPIQTVLVLDGYGVKGLIWGLVVGQFLTFLVSYVGFARVVPARPSRGLFREFVDYSKYAYVKSVSSQLFKQADYLLLGQFVGTGVTGVYKNVFTLTEASMLFSSALAQVAFPQFSALTEAGDDEEVGRLLGVLFTYAGVFAVPILGGGAVVGNALLLTLYGQSAGSTVLPVVGVVGLANALVPVLAAANLLNGYREGLEKFFLGTGKPKLYAVSGLLLIVVYSALVVPLTVWYGSWGTAWATVVAFGASVGAMFFMLEEPVPPSALGDVGRQVAATLVMTGVVYGLKLQFGGASGAVRLGVLLGVGATTYFAVLFTLSERIRIDAVAVARDLRNMMLS
- a CDS encoding alkaline phosphatase family protein; this translates as MILLGLDGATLSVIEPWVEAGRLPNFRRLLDESVSGELESTVPEITVPAWPAFATGRDPTDLDMYGFTHFNRETRENDLSHDEFVPGKMWDAVDDQGGSAVVFNIPGSYPWQAIDGTIIAAAPEYKEEYAHPPERWDELTDLVDDYKLRNDAPTDSREYVEQSLDLVDKRFEAFEHFVRKESPDLAVGLIRATDRVAHHFWGPESTPPASEDNPLFEVYQRVDERLGEFLDAHENEDLVVMSDHGFEKVRRQFAPNYVLERAGLAALTDSGDAKKAALGTARDLASDALGQVGLLTLARKVIPESALTDVPTGDDLGLDNALSMGRIDWDRTEAVADVGQKTTTVYALADDETEIERICDRAESALRTAAESEGLDVRFRRLARGGPHTPDLAMIIETPEVHASSRFDVDAPTFEVDTSGHAREGIFFARGPSFRTGSVEGAHITDIAPTVLHALGYDLPASMTGEILDVFAEGTDLAEREAATYDFVGRDAVTGGGVSGDEEKEGEVKDRLRELGYLE